One Enterococcus silesiacus genomic window carries:
- a CDS encoding L-asparaginase gives MKTILVLHTGGTISMSKEADGNVTTNHLNPLLNQEELLAGKVNLIVEPIFNIPSPHMTLERMLALKQRIQKAYTEDIDGVVITHGTDTLEETAYFLDITLENNIPIVLTGAMRSSNEIGTDGLYNFISAVWTACSDESYGKGVLVVMNDEIHTARYVTKTHTTNVATFRTPTFGPIGMIAKERTFFASEVCPQEVCDIQKVAGEVYVIKAYAGMDGSLFDLVDNDRTDGIVIEALGAGNLPPETLPALEKLLARKMPIVLVSRCSNGIAEDIYDYEGGGVNLKKMGIVFSRGLNGPKARIRLIVGLNSGKNQQELVNFLSE, from the coding sequence ATGAAAACAATCCTAGTGTTACATACGGGCGGCACGATTTCGATGTCAAAAGAAGCAGATGGGAATGTAACAACGAATCACTTGAATCCATTGTTGAACCAAGAAGAATTATTAGCAGGAAAAGTAAATTTAATCGTTGAACCAATTTTCAACATTCCTTCTCCTCATATGACGTTAGAACGAATGCTAGCATTAAAGCAACGTATCCAAAAAGCCTATACTGAAGATATTGATGGTGTAGTCATCACTCATGGAACAGATACATTGGAAGAAACAGCCTACTTTTTAGATATTACGTTAGAAAATAACATTCCTATCGTTTTAACTGGTGCAATGCGGTCAAGTAATGAAATCGGAACAGATGGCTTATATAATTTTATTAGTGCAGTCTGGACTGCTTGTTCAGATGAATCATATGGTAAAGGTGTACTTGTTGTGATGAATGATGAAATTCATACAGCTCGTTATGTGACGAAAACTCATACGACAAATGTTGCAACGTTCCGCACACCGACTTTCGGCCCAATCGGCATGATTGCCAAAGAACGAACTTTTTTTGCAAGTGAAGTTTGTCCTCAGGAAGTCTGTGATATTCAAAAAGTAGCGGGGGAGGTTTATGTAATCAAAGCCTACGCTGGTATGGACGGTAGTTTATTTGATTTAGTCGACAATGATCGGACAGATGGTATTGTAATCGAAGCATTAGGCGCTGGAAATCTTCCACCAGAGACATTACCTGCATTAGAGAAACTTTTAGCCAGAAAGATGCCTATTGTTTTAGTTTCCCGCTGTTCTAATGGGATCGCTGAGGATATTTATGACTATGAAGGCGGCGGCGTTAATTTAAAGAAAATGGGTATTGTTTTTTCTAGAGGGTTAAATGGACCTAAAGCTCGAATTAGATTGATTGTAGGGTTAAATAGTGGGAAAAATCAGCAAGAATTGGTCAATTTTTTAAGTGAATAA
- a CDS encoding PTS alpha-glucoside transporter subunit IIBC: MMEKVQRFGGAMFTPVLLFSFSGIMVALAIIFKNPMIVGSIANEGTVWYGIWSVLESGAWTVFNQMELLFVIGLPIGLAKKANARAAMEAFVIYLTCNYFISSMLEYFGPFFGVDFAQEVGGDSGIKLIAGIKTLDTGIIGAIFISAIVVWLHNRYFDTKLPDFLGIFQGSSLIAILGFFAMLPLAFLICLIWPKIQMGIGSMQTFLASAGTFGVWLYTFLERILIPTGLHHFIYTPFVFGPAVVENGITKYWMAHLNEYAQTTTPIKQLFPQGGFALHGNSKIFASPGIAAAFYFTAKADKRKKVLAILIPVTLTAVLAGITEPLEFTFLFVAPPLFVLHALLAASMAATMYFFGVVGDMGGGFIDLLAKNWIPLFANHKGMIFTQLIIGLSFTLIYFVVFRALILKFNFATPGREEEDKEVKLYSKKEYKEAKKAGALGDMAIAGANQYTEQAAIYLEAFGGSENIEKVNNCATRLRITVKDEGIVSPDSAFKEGGAHGVVRSGTAFQVIVGLDVPQVREQFENLLALGNEHQINE, translated from the coding sequence GTGATGGAGAAAGTGCAGCGGTTTGGAGGAGCAATGTTTACCCCGGTCTTATTATTTTCATTTTCGGGAATTATGGTAGCGCTTGCGATTATTTTTAAAAATCCAATGATTGTTGGAAGTATTGCCAATGAGGGAACCGTTTGGTATGGTATCTGGTCTGTTTTGGAAAGTGGCGCTTGGACTGTTTTTAATCAAATGGAATTATTATTTGTCATTGGGTTACCGATCGGGTTGGCAAAAAAAGCCAATGCTCGAGCAGCAATGGAAGCTTTTGTGATTTATCTGACCTGTAATTATTTTATTAGCAGCATGCTAGAATATTTTGGTCCGTTCTTTGGGGTTGATTTTGCCCAAGAAGTCGGTGGCGACAGTGGGATTAAACTGATTGCAGGGATCAAAACATTAGATACAGGTATTATTGGTGCTATTTTTATTTCTGCAATCGTAGTTTGGTTGCATAATCGTTATTTTGATACTAAGTTGCCAGATTTTTTAGGGATTTTCCAAGGATCATCGTTGATTGCGATTTTAGGATTTTTCGCGATGTTGCCGCTTGCTTTTCTGATTTGTCTGATTTGGCCGAAAATTCAAATGGGTATCGGTTCTATGCAGACCTTCTTGGCAAGTGCTGGAACCTTTGGGGTTTGGTTGTATACGTTTTTAGAAAGGATTTTGATTCCTACAGGATTACATCATTTCATTTACACACCGTTTGTTTTTGGACCGGCAGTTGTTGAAAACGGCATCACGAAATATTGGATGGCTCATTTAAATGAATATGCGCAAACAACAACACCGATCAAACAGCTGTTTCCACAAGGTGGTTTTGCCTTACATGGAAACTCAAAAATCTTTGCTTCACCAGGAATCGCTGCTGCCTTTTACTTTACGGCGAAAGCTGATAAACGAAAAAAGGTGTTGGCTATTTTGATTCCTGTAACCTTGACTGCTGTGTTAGCTGGTATTACAGAACCATTGGAATTTACATTTCTATTTGTTGCACCGCCACTATTTGTTTTACATGCTCTGTTAGCTGCTTCAATGGCTGCCACGATGTATTTCTTTGGCGTCGTTGGTGATATGGGCGGCGGGTTCATTGATTTATTGGCGAAAAACTGGATTCCGCTTTTTGCAAACCATAAAGGGATGATTTTCACTCAGTTGATTATTGGTTTGTCTTTCACCTTGATTTATTTCGTTGTCTTTCGTGCATTGATCTTGAAGTTCAACTTTGCTACTCCGGGAAGGGAAGAAGAAGATAAGGAAGTTAAATTATACAGTAAAAAGGAATATAAAGAAGCGAAAAAAGCTGGAGCGCTAGGTGACATGGCCATTGCTGGTGCAAATCAGTATACAGAGCAAGCAGCCATCTATTTAGAAGCTTTCGGCGGCAGTGAGAATATCGAGAAGGTCAATAATTGCGCAACTCGCTTGAGAATTACTGTAAAAGATGAAGGAATCGTTTCCCCTGACAGTGCCTTTAAAGAAGGTGGAGCACATGGTGTTGTGAGAAGTGGGACGGCCTTTCAAGTAATTGTCGGTTTAGACGTACCACAGGTAAGAGAGCAATTTGAAAATTTATTAGCATTAGGAAATGAACATCAAATAAATGAATAA
- a CDS encoding 6-phospho-alpha-glucosidase, translating into MKKFSIVIAGGGSTFTPGIVLMLLDNLEKLPIRQIKFYDNNSERQKQIADACEIIIKEQAPEIKFLATTDPQEAFTDVDFVMAHIRVGLYAMRENDEKIPLKYGVIGQETCGPGGIAYGMRSIGGVLELIDYMEKYSPDAWMLNYSNPAAIVAEATRKLRPESKIINICDMPVGIEERMAKAVGLSSRKDMVVRYYGLNHFGWWTDIRDKDGNDLMPKIKEHVKEYGYSLKEEMEESQHTDASWMHTFAKAKEVYAVDPTTLPNTYLKYYFYPQDEVAHANPEYTRANEVMAGREKHVFGECNRITKAGTAKGTTLEVDEHASYIVDLARAIAYNTHERMLLIVENQGAVANFDETAMVEVPCIVGSNGPEPIVQGKIPCFQKGLMEQQVAVEKLVVEAWTEGSYQKLWQALMLSRIVPNARIAQEILDDLVEANKGFWPKLS; encoded by the coding sequence ATGAAAAAATTTTCGATCGTCATTGCGGGTGGGGGAAGTACGTTTACCCCAGGAATTGTATTAATGTTATTGGATAACTTAGAAAAATTACCGATTAGACAAATCAAGTTTTATGATAATAATTCAGAAAGACAAAAACAAATCGCAGATGCCTGTGAAATCATCATCAAAGAACAAGCACCAGAAATTAAATTTTTAGCAACAACAGATCCTCAAGAGGCTTTTACAGATGTTGACTTTGTGATGGCTCATATTCGTGTAGGCTTATATGCGATGCGGGAAAATGATGAAAAAATTCCATTGAAATATGGTGTCATCGGACAAGAAACGTGTGGACCTGGTGGAATTGCTTATGGGATGCGCTCGATTGGCGGTGTGCTGGAGTTGATCGATTATATGGAAAAATACTCGCCAGATGCATGGATGCTGAATTATTCAAATCCTGCGGCAATCGTGGCGGAAGCAACTCGGAAGTTACGACCTGAGAGCAAAATTATCAATATTTGTGATATGCCAGTTGGAATTGAAGAAAGAATGGCGAAAGCTGTAGGCTTAAGTTCTAGAAAAGATATGGTTGTTCGTTATTATGGCTTGAATCATTTTGGTTGGTGGACAGATATCAGAGATAAAGACGGCAATGACTTGATGCCGAAAATTAAAGAGCACGTGAAAGAGTACGGCTATTCATTAAAAGAAGAAATGGAAGAATCTCAACATACCGATGCCAGCTGGATGCATACTTTTGCTAAAGCGAAAGAAGTCTATGCGGTCGATCCAACTACTTTGCCAAATACGTATTTAAAATATTATTTTTACCCTCAAGATGAGGTAGCACATGCTAACCCAGAATATACACGAGCAAACGAAGTGATGGCCGGACGTGAAAAACATGTTTTCGGGGAATGCAATCGAATTACCAAAGCAGGAACAGCTAAAGGAACAACACTGGAAGTGGATGAACATGCATCTTATATTGTTGATCTAGCAAGGGCCATTGCTTATAACACACATGAAAGAATGTTATTGATCGTTGAAAACCAAGGTGCTGTTGCTAACTTTGATGAAACGGCGATGGTAGAAGTCCCATGTATTGTTGGAAGTAATGGACCAGAACCAATTGTTCAAGGGAAAATCCCATGTTTCCAAAAAGGATTGATGGAGCAACAAGTAGCAGTTGAAAAATTAGTGGTTGAAGCGTGGACAGAAGGGTCATACCAAAAATTATGGCAAGCGCTAATGTTATCGAGAATTGTTCCGAATGCTCGGATCGCTCAAGAAATTCTAGATGATTTAGTAGAAGCCAATAAAGGGTTTTGGCCTAAGCTGTCATAG
- a CDS encoding fructose-bisphosphate aldolase (catalyzes the formation of glycerone phosphate and glyceraldehyde 3-phosphate from fructose 1,6, bisphosphate), which yields MPLVSGTEFLKAARKGGYGVGGFNTNNLEWTKAILEAAEAKKAPVLIQTSMGAAKYMGGYQVCYDLVKDLIDSMGITVPVALHLDHGEYEDALECIEIGYTSVMFDGSHLPFEENIEKAKDVVAKAHAKGVSVECEVGSIGGEEDGIIGSGELADVQECVQMVATGIDYLACGIGNIHGSYPDNWTGLAFDHLQEIADAVGDIPLVLHGGSGIPLEQVQKAISMGVSKINVNTECQEVFAAATRKYIEEGKDLEGKGFDPRKLLAPGTKAVTELVEQRIEWFGSANKA from the coding sequence ATGCCATTAGTATCAGGAACAGAATTTCTTAAAGCAGCTCGCAAAGGCGGCTACGGTGTCGGAGGATTCAACACAAACAACCTAGAATGGACAAAAGCGATTCTTGAAGCTGCAGAAGCTAAAAAAGCGCCAGTTTTGATCCAAACTTCTATGGGTGCGGCTAAATACATGGGTGGATACCAAGTATGTTACGATTTAGTAAAAGACTTGATCGATTCAATGGGTATCACTGTACCAGTAGCTCTTCACTTAGACCACGGTGAATATGAAGATGCATTAGAATGTATCGAAATCGGCTATACTTCAGTTATGTTTGACGGATCTCACTTACCATTCGAAGAAAACATCGAAAAAGCGAAAGATGTTGTTGCTAAAGCACACGCTAAAGGCGTTTCTGTAGAATGTGAAGTTGGTTCAATCGGCGGCGAAGAAGACGGAATCATCGGTTCTGGCGAATTAGCTGACGTACAAGAATGTGTACAAATGGTAGCAACTGGTATTGATTACCTAGCTTGCGGAATCGGTAACATCCACGGTTCATACCCAGACAACTGGACTGGATTAGCATTTGACCACTTACAAGAAATCGCTGACGCTGTTGGTGACATTCCATTAGTATTACACGGTGGATCAGGTATTCCTTTAGAACAAGTTCAAAAAGCAATCTCTATGGGCGTTTCTAAAATCAACGTGAATACAGAGTGTCAAGAAGTGTTTGCAGCAGCAACTCGTAAATACATCGAAGAAGGTAAAGACCTTGAAGGTAAAGGTTTTGACCCTCGTAAATTATTAGCACCAGGAACAAAAGCTGTGACTGAATTAGTTGAACAACGTATCGAATGGTTCGGTTCTGCTAACAAAGCATAA
- a CDS encoding UDP-N-acetylglucosamine 1-carboxyvinyltransferase, with the protein MKKIVINGNRPLTGEVCISGAKNSAVALIPAAILADSPVTLDGVPDIQDVHSLIEILEIMGAKTTFTDNTLVIDPTEIVSVPMPKGKINSLRASYYFMGSLLGKFGEGVVGLPGGCYLGPRPIDLHIKGFEALGADVTNEHGAMYLRTKDGLHGTRIFMDMVSIGATINVMLAAVKAEGKTIIENAAREPEIIDVATLLNNMGANIRGAGTDIIRIEGVEKLHGCRHSIIPDRIEAGTYLALAAAMGEGVKVRNVIYEHLESFIAKLQEMGVKMTIEEDMIEVHPSHDLKMTTVKTYPYPGFATDLQQPITPLMLKAKGTGEVIDSIYAQRTKHIPELVRMGADASIEGNMIVINGPTQLHGAEVVASDLRAGACLVIAGLMATGTTTIYNVEYILRGYDHIIEKLTALGADIQMIETEEEIEVAK; encoded by the coding sequence ATGAAAAAAATCGTAATCAATGGTAATCGTCCTTTAACGGGAGAAGTATGTATCAGCGGCGCCAAAAATAGTGCAGTTGCACTGATTCCAGCAGCTATTTTGGCTGATTCACCAGTAACATTAGATGGTGTCCCTGATATTCAAGATGTACATTCATTAATTGAAATTTTAGAAATCATGGGTGCTAAAACAACCTTTACTGACAATACACTAGTCATCGATCCAACAGAGATCGTTTCTGTTCCAATGCCTAAAGGCAAAATCAATAGCCTACGTGCTTCCTATTATTTTATGGGTTCATTATTAGGTAAGTTTGGTGAAGGCGTTGTAGGATTGCCTGGAGGCTGTTATTTAGGTCCGCGTCCAATTGATTTGCATATCAAAGGGTTTGAAGCGCTAGGCGCTGATGTGACAAATGAGCACGGTGCAATGTACTTAAGAACGAAAGATGGACTGCACGGAACAAGGATTTTTATGGATATGGTTTCAATCGGTGCTACGATCAATGTCATGTTAGCCGCTGTTAAAGCAGAAGGCAAAACGATTATCGAAAATGCCGCTCGTGAACCAGAGATTATTGATGTTGCCACTTTATTGAATAATATGGGAGCAAATATTCGTGGAGCAGGGACGGATATTATTAGAATCGAAGGTGTTGAAAAGTTACACGGCTGCCGTCATTCGATCATTCCTGACCGAATTGAAGCGGGAACATACTTGGCCTTAGCTGCAGCGATGGGTGAAGGTGTAAAAGTTCGTAATGTAATTTATGAACATCTAGAAAGTTTTATTGCTAAATTACAAGAAATGGGCGTAAAAATGACGATCGAAGAAGATATGATCGAAGTTCATCCGTCTCATGACTTAAAAATGACTACAGTCAAAACATATCCTTATCCAGGTTTTGCAACAGATTTACAGCAACCAATTACACCGTTGATGCTAAAAGCCAAAGGAACAGGTGAGGTTATTGATAGTATTTATGCGCAAAGAACAAAACATATCCCAGAACTTGTGCGCATGGGTGCCGATGCATCAATCGAAGGCAACATGATCGTGATCAACGGACCAACGCAATTACACGGGGCTGAAGTTGTTGCCTCAGACCTTAGAGCTGGTGCTTGTTTAGTAATAGCTGGGTTGATGGCGACTGGTACAACAACAATTTATAATGTAGAATATATTTTACGTGGTTATGACCACATTATTGAAAAATTAACGGCACTTGGTGCTGATATCCAAATGATCGAAACAGAAGAAGAAATCGAGGTGGCTAAATGA
- a CDS encoding transcription termination factor Rho: MSDYLTMAELENSTLKDIYSYAKEFKIPYYSQMNKKELSLAVIRAQAEKQGFFFMEGILDIVSQDGYGFLRPINYGPSAEDIYISSSQIRRFGLRNGDKVAGKARPPKESERYYGLMHVESVNGKDPEEAKERPHFPALTPLYPEKQIKLETTPGRLSTRMIDIFSPVGFGQRGLIVAPPKAGKTSVLKEIANGISENYPDVELILLLIDERPEEVTDLERSVKGDVVSSTFDQQPQNHTRVSELVLERAMRLVEDKRDVVILMDSITRLARAYNLVIPASGRTLSGGIDPAAFYKPKRFFGAARNIEEGGSLTILATALVDTGSRMDDVIFEEFKGTGNMELHLSRDLADRRIFPAIDIKKSGTRKEDLLMSAEQLEETWKLRNHMTGDSLEYTEQFVKFLRKTKNNQKFFEEFHDVSFGRQAKKNAKR; this comes from the coding sequence ATGAGTGACTATTTAACGATGGCGGAGCTTGAAAATAGTACGTTAAAAGATATTTATTCTTATGCGAAAGAATTCAAGATCCCTTATTATAGTCAAATGAATAAGAAAGAGCTCTCTTTAGCTGTCATCAGAGCACAGGCTGAGAAACAAGGATTTTTCTTCATGGAAGGAATTTTGGATATTGTTTCTCAGGACGGCTATGGTTTTTTGCGTCCAATCAATTACGGACCTAGTGCAGAAGATATCTATATATCGTCTTCTCAAATTCGCCGATTTGGTCTCCGAAACGGTGACAAAGTTGCAGGAAAGGCGCGTCCTCCAAAAGAATCAGAACGTTATTACGGCTTGATGCATGTTGAAAGTGTCAATGGGAAAGATCCAGAAGAAGCAAAAGAACGCCCACATTTCCCAGCCTTAACACCGCTTTACCCCGAAAAACAAATCAAACTAGAAACAACTCCCGGTAGATTATCAACGCGCATGATCGATATTTTTTCGCCTGTTGGTTTTGGCCAACGTGGCCTGATCGTTGCACCACCAAAAGCAGGTAAAACAAGTGTGTTGAAAGAAATTGCCAACGGCATTTCAGAAAATTATCCTGATGTAGAATTGATTCTTCTTTTAATCGATGAGCGACCAGAAGAAGTCACAGACTTAGAGCGTAGTGTAAAAGGGGATGTGGTTTCTTCAACATTTGATCAGCAACCACAAAATCATACACGTGTTTCTGAATTAGTCTTAGAACGTGCGATGCGTTTAGTTGAAGACAAACGTGATGTTGTGATCTTGATGGATAGTATTACACGTTTAGCTCGTGCGTATAATCTTGTGATTCCAGCAAGCGGCCGTACGTTAAGTGGAGGAATTGATCCAGCTGCTTTCTATAAACCAAAGCGTTTCTTTGGTGCTGCTAGAAATATTGAAGAGGGTGGTAGTTTAACGATTCTGGCCACAGCCTTAGTAGATACAGGTAGTCGAATGGACGATGTTATTTTTGAAGAATTTAAAGGAACAGGTAATATGGAGCTGCACTTGTCTCGTGATTTGGCAGACCGTCGTATTTTCCCTGCAATTGATATCAAAAAATCAGGTACGCGTAAAGAAGACTTGCTAATGTCTGCTGAGCAGCTAGAAGAAACGTGGAAGCTACGTAATCATATGACGGGTGATTCTTTAGAATATACAGAACAATTCGTCAAATTTTTACGTAAAACTAAAAACAATCAGAAATTCTTTGAAGAATTTCACGACGTTTCATTTGGTAGACAAGCGAAAAAAAATGCTAAAAGATAA
- the rpmE2 gene encoding 50S ribosomal protein L31 type B (RpmE2; there appears to be two types of ribosomal proteins L31 in bacterial genomes; some contain a CxxC motif while others do not; Bacillus subtilis has both types; the proteins in this cluster do not have the CXXC motif; RpmE is found in exponentially growing Bacilli while YtiA was found after exponential growth; expression of ytiA is controlled by a zinc-specific transcriptional repressor; RpmE contains one zinc ion and a CxxC motif is responsible for this binding; forms an RNP particle along with proteins L5, L18, and L25 and 5S rRNA; found crosslinked to L2 and L25 and EF-G; may be near the peptidyltransferase site of the 50S ribosome) yields MKQDIHPEYHPVIFMDSTTGFKFLSGSTKHSDETVEWEDGKTYPVIRVEVTSDSHPFYTGRQKFTQADGRVDRFNKKYGIKDANANPEA; encoded by the coding sequence ATGAAACAAGATATCCATCCAGAATATCACCCAGTTATCTTTATGGACTCAACAACTGGTTTTAAATTTTTATCAGGTTCTACTAAGCACTCTGATGAAACAGTTGAATGGGAAGACGGAAAGACTTATCCAGTAATCCGTGTCGAAGTTACATCTGACTCTCATCCATTTTACACTGGACGTCAAAAATTTACACAAGCAGACGGACGTGTGGACCGTTTCAACAAAAAGTATGGTATCAAAGATGCCAACGCCAATCCAGAAGCTTAA
- a CDS encoding galactose mutarotase — protein sequence MKVSKRKFGETAILYSLTNDNGLTMNVTNLGARIVDLIVPVNGEERNIVLGFGSEEEYRTKDMYFGATIGRVAGRIKHGSFSIGDQNYQLPVSSENGHTLHGGAESFEAKIWDVEVQEKNDQVAILFSYVSPNGENGFPGELKAHVTYSLTNNNEWIIDYQAETDQPTLYNPTNHVYFNLTGDVTQSVSEHELIVDADRFAVVDSDTTVTGELHSVEETPFDFRESKSMNQVFETSYEQNTLVNGLDHPFLLNQIGFNKPQAIITAPKQDLSVEMYTDRPAVVIFTAQFGETAPEVRGKKLVNHGGLTLETQVSPGAIEFDGFGDIILYPETRYKSRTVYKIN from the coding sequence TTGAAGGTCAGCAAAAGAAAGTTTGGCGAAACAGCAATTTTGTATTCGCTTACGAATGATAACGGTCTGACGATGAATGTCACGAACTTAGGTGCAAGGATCGTTGATTTGATCGTACCCGTTAATGGAGAAGAGCGTAATATTGTTTTAGGATTTGGATCTGAAGAAGAATATCGAACAAAAGATATGTATTTTGGCGCAACGATCGGACGTGTTGCTGGAAGAATCAAACATGGCTCATTTTCGATTGGTGATCAAAACTATCAACTACCAGTTTCTTCTGAAAATGGTCATACATTACATGGTGGGGCCGAAAGTTTTGAGGCAAAAATTTGGGATGTTGAAGTGCAAGAGAAAAACGATCAGGTTGCTATACTATTTTCTTATGTGAGTCCTAATGGAGAAAATGGTTTTCCAGGAGAATTAAAAGCTCATGTCACGTATTCATTAACGAACAATAATGAATGGATCATCGATTATCAAGCTGAAACAGATCAACCAACGTTATACAATCCAACAAATCATGTCTATTTTAATTTGACAGGAGATGTGACACAATCAGTTAGTGAGCATGAATTAATTGTAGACGCTGACCGATTTGCAGTGGTTGACAGTGACACAACGGTTACAGGAGAATTGCACTCTGTTGAAGAAACTCCTTTCGATTTTAGAGAATCAAAGAGCATGAATCAAGTATTTGAGACTAGTTATGAACAAAACACTTTGGTCAACGGGTTGGATCATCCATTTCTGTTGAATCAGATAGGTTTTAATAAACCGCAAGCAATCATCACTGCACCAAAACAAGATCTTTCTGTTGAAATGTATACTGATCGACCGGCAGTGGTCATTTTTACAGCACAGTTTGGTGAAACAGCTCCTGAAGTTAGAGGTAAAAAATTAGTTAATCATGGTGGACTTACTTTAGAGACTCAGGTCAGTCCTGGCGCCATTGAATTTGATGGATTTGGTGATATCATTCTTTATCCCGAAACGCGATATAAAAGCCGAACAGTCTATAAAATCAATTGA
- a CDS encoding fructokinase, whose amino-acid sequence MTEKFLGSIEAGGTKFVCGIGNDKLEIIERVSFPTTTPEETMALVIGFFKKYNVKAIGIGSFGPIDIHKESATYGHITSTPKLAWQEYDFVGAMKKEFDVPIAFTTDVNAAAYGEYVAGSGKDLSSCVYYTIGTGVGAGAIQNGRFIEGFSHPEMGHMIVKRHSEDQFEGSCPFHSDCLEGMAAGPAIEKRAGKKGQELAEEDPIWAIEAYYIAQAAYNTTLMLSPEVIIFGGGVMKQRHMLEKVHHEFKQLINGYVKTPPLEQYIVTPKLEDDPGTIGCLALAKKELKDS is encoded by the coding sequence ATGACAGAAAAATTTTTAGGTAGTATCGAAGCAGGCGGCACAAAATTTGTATGTGGGATCGGTAATGACAAACTTGAGATTATTGAAAGAGTAAGTTTCCCCACCACGACACCTGAGGAAACCATGGCGTTAGTGATAGGTTTTTTCAAAAAATATAATGTAAAAGCAATCGGGATCGGTTCATTTGGTCCAATCGATATCCATAAAGAATCAGCTACCTACGGACACATTACCTCTACACCCAAATTAGCTTGGCAAGAATATGATTTTGTGGGGGCGATGAAAAAAGAATTTGATGTACCAATTGCTTTTACGACGGATGTAAATGCCGCGGCTTATGGCGAGTATGTCGCTGGGAGTGGGAAAGACCTGTCTAGTTGCGTCTATTATACGATCGGCACAGGTGTGGGAGCTGGAGCTATTCAAAATGGGCGTTTTATCGAAGGGTTTAGCCATCCAGAAATGGGGCATATGATCGTGAAACGTCATTCGGAGGATCAATTTGAAGGAAGTTGTCCGTTTCACAGTGATTGTTTAGAAGGAATGGCAGCAGGTCCTGCAATTGAAAAAAGAGCTGGAAAAAAGGGGCAAGAATTAGCAGAAGAAGATCCAATTTGGGCTATTGAAGCCTACTATATTGCGCAAGCAGCTTATAATACTACATTGATGCTTTCACCAGAGGTCATTATATTTGGCGGTGGCGTAATGAAGCAGCGTCATATGTTAGAAAAAGTTCATCATGAATTTAAGCAACTGATCAATGGCTATGTCAAAACACCACCACTAGAACAATATATTGTAACACCGAAATTAGAAGATGATCCAGGAACAATCGGTTGTCTGGCCTTAGCTAAAAAAGAGCTTAAAGATTCGTAA